The proteins below come from a single Salvelinus alpinus chromosome 18, SLU_Salpinus.1, whole genome shotgun sequence genomic window:
- the LOC139543652 gene encoding nucleoredoxin-like protein 2: MVEVFVGKTLLNKEGDLIDPEEALRNKVVGIYFSAGWCPPCRDFTPILCDFYTELVEESEPPAQLEIVFISSDKSSDDMVEYYHDMHGDWLALPWTDQYKHDLKKRFNITAVPKLVIVKENGDVITDKGRKQIRDQGLACFRSWLEVAEVFQNFNAL; encoded by the exons ATGGTGGAGGTATTTGTTGGGAAAACTCTCCTCAATAAAGAAGGGGATCTTATAGACCCAGAAGAAGCTCTCAGGAATAAAGTAGTGGGAATATATTTTTCTGCCGGCTGGTGCCCGCCTTGTCGAGATTTCACCCCTATTCTATGCGATTTTTACACGGAACTTGTCGAGGAGAGCGAACCACCTGCACAATTAGAAATCGTTTTCATATCTTCTGACAAGTCGAGTGATGATATGGTGGAGTATTATCATGACATGCACGGAGATTGGCTGGCCCTGCCTTGGACGGATCAATACAAACA TGATTTAAAGAAGAGATTCAATATCACAGCGGTCCCTAAGCTGGTGATTGTGAAGGAGAATGGAGACGTGATCACAGACAAGGGAAGGAAACAGATCCGGGACCAGGGACTGGCCTGCTTCAGGAGCTGGTTGGAGGTGGCCGAAGTGTTCCAGAACTTTAACGCTTTATAG
- the LOC139543654 gene encoding spindlin-W isoform X3: protein MGPNKAVSSAPRRNMVGCRIQHIWKEGSATSQSQWKGTVLDQVPVNPSLYLIKYDGFDCVYGLELHKDERVQGLEVLPDRQSSTRISDVNLADTMIGKAVEHMFETEDGTKDEWRGMVLARAPIMNTWFFITYEKDPVLYMYQLLDDYKEGDLRIMPDSNDATPAEREPGEVVDSLVGKQVEYAKEDGSKRTGMVIHQVEAKPSVYFIKFDDDFHIYVYDLVKTS from the exons ATGGGCCCCAACAAGGCAGTGTCGTCGGCGCCGCGGCGGAACATGGTGGGCTGTCGTATCCAGCACATCTGGAAGGAGGGGAGCGCTACGTCTCAGTCGCAGTGGAAAGGCACGGTGCTGGACCAGGTGCCCGTCAACCCCTCGCTCTACCTCATCAAGTACGACGGCTTCGACTGTGTCTACGGCCTGGAGCTGCATAAAGATGAGAGGGTACAGGGCCTCGAGGTGCTCCCTGACCGTCAAT CCTCTACGCGCATCAGCGACGTCAACCTGGCTGACACGATGATAGGGAAGGCAGTGGAGCACATGTTTGAGACGGAGGACGGAACTAAAGATGAGTGGAGGGGCATGGTTCTGGCCCGGGCACCCATCATGAATACCTGGTTCTTTATCACCTACGAGAAAGACCCTGTCCTGTACATGTACCAGCTCCTAGACGACTACAAGGAGGGAGACCTGAGGATCATGCCTGACTCAA ATGACGCTACGCCTGCGGAGCGGGAGCCGGGGGAGGTGGTGGACAGTCTGGTGGGGAAACAGGTTGAGTACGCTAAAGAGGACGGCTCCAAACGAACTGGCATGGTCATCCACCAGGTGGAGGCCAAACCCTCTGTATACTTCATCAAGTTCGACGACGACTTCCACATCTACGTCTACGACCTGGTCAAGACCTCCTAA
- the LOC139543654 gene encoding spindlin-Z isoform X1 has protein sequence MKTQFRKSAPGQRSRADAGHSGVSANMKKKNSHKKQKNSMGPNKAVSSAPRRNMVGCRIQHIWKEGSATSQSQWKGTVLDQVPVNPSLYLIKYDGFDCVYGLELHKDERVQGLEVLPDRQSSTRISDVNLADTMIGKAVEHMFETEDGTKDEWRGMVLARAPIMNTWFFITYEKDPVLYMYQLLDDYKEGDLRIMPDSNDATPAEREPGEVVDSLVGKQVEYAKEDGSKRTGMVIHQVEAKPSVYFIKFDDDFHIYVYDLVKTS, from the exons ATGAAGACCCAATTCAGGAAGAGCGCACCGGGCCAGCGATCCAGAGCTGATGCAG gGCACTCGGGTGTTTCTGCAAATATGAAGAAAAAGAACTCCCACAA GAAACAAAAGAACAGCATGGGCCCCAACAAGGCAGTGTCGTCGGCGCCGCGGCGGAACATGGTGGGCTGTCGTATCCAGCACATCTGGAAGGAGGGGAGCGCTACGTCTCAGTCGCAGTGGAAAGGCACGGTGCTGGACCAGGTGCCCGTCAACCCCTCGCTCTACCTCATCAAGTACGACGGCTTCGACTGTGTCTACGGCCTGGAGCTGCATAAAGATGAGAGGGTACAGGGCCTCGAGGTGCTCCCTGACCGTCAAT CCTCTACGCGCATCAGCGACGTCAACCTGGCTGACACGATGATAGGGAAGGCAGTGGAGCACATGTTTGAGACGGAGGACGGAACTAAAGATGAGTGGAGGGGCATGGTTCTGGCCCGGGCACCCATCATGAATACCTGGTTCTTTATCACCTACGAGAAAGACCCTGTCCTGTACATGTACCAGCTCCTAGACGACTACAAGGAGGGAGACCTGAGGATCATGCCTGACTCAA ATGACGCTACGCCTGCGGAGCGGGAGCCGGGGGAGGTGGTGGACAGTCTGGTGGGGAAACAGGTTGAGTACGCTAAAGAGGACGGCTCCAAACGAACTGGCATGGTCATCCACCAGGTGGAGGCCAAACCCTCTGTATACTTCATCAAGTTCGACGACGACTTCCACATCTACGTCTACGACCTGGTCAAGACCTCCTAA
- the LOC139543654 gene encoding spindlin-Z isoform X2 encodes MWGNRHSGVSANMKKKNSHKKQKNSMGPNKAVSSAPRRNMVGCRIQHIWKEGSATSQSQWKGTVLDQVPVNPSLYLIKYDGFDCVYGLELHKDERVQGLEVLPDRQSSTRISDVNLADTMIGKAVEHMFETEDGTKDEWRGMVLARAPIMNTWFFITYEKDPVLYMYQLLDDYKEGDLRIMPDSNDATPAEREPGEVVDSLVGKQVEYAKEDGSKRTGMVIHQVEAKPSVYFIKFDDDFHIYVYDLVKTS; translated from the exons atgtggggaaaTC gGCACTCGGGTGTTTCTGCAAATATGAAGAAAAAGAACTCCCACAA GAAACAAAAGAACAGCATGGGCCCCAACAAGGCAGTGTCGTCGGCGCCGCGGCGGAACATGGTGGGCTGTCGTATCCAGCACATCTGGAAGGAGGGGAGCGCTACGTCTCAGTCGCAGTGGAAAGGCACGGTGCTGGACCAGGTGCCCGTCAACCCCTCGCTCTACCTCATCAAGTACGACGGCTTCGACTGTGTCTACGGCCTGGAGCTGCATAAAGATGAGAGGGTACAGGGCCTCGAGGTGCTCCCTGACCGTCAAT CCTCTACGCGCATCAGCGACGTCAACCTGGCTGACACGATGATAGGGAAGGCAGTGGAGCACATGTTTGAGACGGAGGACGGAACTAAAGATGAGTGGAGGGGCATGGTTCTGGCCCGGGCACCCATCATGAATACCTGGTTCTTTATCACCTACGAGAAAGACCCTGTCCTGTACATGTACCAGCTCCTAGACGACTACAAGGAGGGAGACCTGAGGATCATGCCTGACTCAA ATGACGCTACGCCTGCGGAGCGGGAGCCGGGGGAGGTGGTGGACAGTCTGGTGGGGAAACAGGTTGAGTACGCTAAAGAGGACGGCTCCAAACGAACTGGCATGGTCATCCACCAGGTGGAGGCCAAACCCTCTGTATACTTCATCAAGTTCGACGACGACTTCCACATCTACGTCTACGACCTGGTCAAGACCTCCTAA